From Chaetodon auriga isolate fChaAug3 chromosome 10, fChaAug3.hap1, whole genome shotgun sequence, a single genomic window includes:
- the ppp1r12b gene encoding protein phosphatase 1 regulatory subunit 12A isoform X3 yields MSTYYPRTKDLTRTRKSLTDSPPSSPSPTDKNYRHDRLSRYDSSGESATDRPLGRTSSYTRRETRLAALNRQEQDSSTKDYKKMYAEALHENERLKSRLQDSKQELVKIRSQLEKVTQRHDRISERSTVLDSEKREKQALEKRVSNMEDELKQDAPLRFRCGYQP; encoded by the exons ATGTCAACTTACTACCCGCGCACCAAGGACCTGACCCGCACCAGGAAGTCACTGACAGACTCACCACCGTCCTCTCCGTCCCCTACAGACAAAAACTACAGA catgaCAGGTTGTCAAG ATATGACTCCAGTGGGGAAAGTGCAACAGACAGACCACTGGGCCGCACCAGCTCTTACACTCGGAGAGAGACGAGGCTGGCTGCTCTGAATCGACAGGAGCAAGACTCCAGCACCAAAGACTACAAGAAG atgtACGCAGAGGCTTTGCATGAGAACGAGAGGCTCAAGTCCAGGTTGCAGGACAGCAAACAAGAACTGGTCAAGATCCGCTCACAGCTGGAGAAAGTCACTCAG AGGCACGACAGAATATCAGAGCGATCTACAGTACTTGACTCGGAGAAAAGG GAAAAACAAGCTCTTGAGAAAAGAGTGTCAAACATGGAGGACGAGTTAAAG CAGGACGCCCCACTGCGGTTCCGCTGTGGGTACCAGCCCTGA
- the ppp1r12b gene encoding protein phosphatase 1 regulatory subunit 12A isoform X4, which yields MSTYYPRTKDLTRTRKSLTDSPPSSPSPTDKNYRHDRLSRYDSSGESATDRPLGRTSSYTRRETRLAALNRQEQDSSTKDYKKMYAEALHENERLKSRLQDSKQELVKIRSQLEKVTQRHDRISERSTVLDSEKREKQALEKRVSNMEDELKDAPLRFRCGYQP from the exons ATGTCAACTTACTACCCGCGCACCAAGGACCTGACCCGCACCAGGAAGTCACTGACAGACTCACCACCGTCCTCTCCGTCCCCTACAGACAAAAACTACAGA catgaCAGGTTGTCAAG ATATGACTCCAGTGGGGAAAGTGCAACAGACAGACCACTGGGCCGCACCAGCTCTTACACTCGGAGAGAGACGAGGCTGGCTGCTCTGAATCGACAGGAGCAAGACTCCAGCACCAAAGACTACAAGAAG atgtACGCAGAGGCTTTGCATGAGAACGAGAGGCTCAAGTCCAGGTTGCAGGACAGCAAACAAGAACTGGTCAAGATCCGCTCACAGCTGGAGAAAGTCACTCAG AGGCACGACAGAATATCAGAGCGATCTACAGTACTTGACTCGGAGAAAAGG GAAAAACAAGCTCTTGAGAAAAGAGTGTCAAACATGGAGGACGAGTTAAAG GACGCCCCACTGCGGTTCCGCTGTGGGTACCAGCCCTGA
- the LOC143326552 gene encoding uncharacterized protein LOC143326552 isoform X1, producing the protein MTAKHRKGKGNHKHEDNFFKNEVAESEVRAGANNYPLLLVLFLMIVIGGASGAWFCFQQHQTLTYLTDSLTGMQMKIVKLQSSHEEMRQSSGKQHVSESLETRLNALEESYALAQKQVGMALATAEQLRTSDLPAQVLSLHTEMKARLAEMQQATVSLEQLSQLQTMLKGKSEEFEGVRIQVEGLAALSTELSHKVEVLAENLGEAESKLDERVGQVTMLSTTLDGQAAEVLRLKEQLHTYQAQLEASTLEMAAVRELLEHEQSQRVQQASVEEQYNTLVGETQPPAKPEEQTEEQTAPAVEEEAAAATEGEQEEEEEEALPADVEKEASNVEEEAEADEADEGEEASEGDAAAQDEAPVEQEDSETHETAPAEEVEAVKEDQTAQDESDALSEQEEVDSAETAEEGQGVEEEMPEEETVQEEPTLEEEKVNAEEEVSEGDEEQQDVAAEEESHSEEAADDEGEEPLENDALPEEE; encoded by the exons ATGACTGCCAAGCATCGGAAAGGGAAAGGCAACCACAAACACGAAGATaactttttcaaaaatgaagTTGCGGAGTCAGAAGTTCGCGCTGGAGCGAATAATTACCCTCTCCTCTTGGTTTTATTTCTGATGATTGTCATAGGCGGTGCCAGCGGCGCATGGttctgtttccagcagcacCAAACTTTAACCTACTTAACAGACAGTCTCACGGGCATGCAGatgaaaatagtgaaactgCAGTCCTCCCACGAAGAAATGCGACAGTCCAGCGGTAAG CAGCATGTGTCCGAGAGTCTGGAGACCCGCCTGAATGCCCTGGAGGAGTCTTACGCACTGGCCCAGAAACAGGTGGGCATGGCCTTGGCTACAGCTGAGCAGCTCAGGACGTCTGACCTCCCCGCTCAGGTGCTGTCACTCCACACAGAGATGAAAGCCCGCCTGGCAGAGATGCAGCAAGCCACCGTGTCTCTGGAGCAGCTGAGCCAGCTGCAGACCATGCTGAAGGGCAAGAGCGAGGAGTTTGAGGGCGTCAGGATTCAGGTGGAGGGCCTGGCCGCGCTCAGCACCGAGCTATCCCACAAGGTTGAAGTCCTGGCGGAGAACCTGGGAGAAGCGGAATCAAAGCTGGATGAGAGAGTCGGGCAGGTTACCATGCTGAGCACCACCCTGGACGGACAGGCGGCCGAGGTGCTCCGGCTGAAGGAGCAGCTGCACACCTACCAGGCTCAGCTTGAGGCCAGCACACTGGAGATGGCTGCTGTCAG ggagTTGCTTGAGCATGAGCAGTCCCAGCGGGTCCAGCAGGCCAGTGTGGAGGAGCAGTACAATACG CTGGTGGGAGAAACTCAGCCTCCCGCTAAGCCtgaggagcagacagaggaacagacagcTCCCGCAGTTGAAGAAGAGGCAGCTGCAGCAACTGAAggagaacaagaggaggaagaagaggaggcactTCCTGCAGATGTCGAAAAAGAGGCATCCAACGTGGAAGAAGAGGCAGAAGCAGACGAGGCAGACGAAGGAGAAGAGGCGAGTGAAGGAGACGCAGCTGCGCAGGATGAAGCTCCTGTTGAGCAGGAGGACTCTGAGACACATGAAACTGCTCCTGCAGAGGAggtcgaggcagtaaaggaggATCAGACGGCGCAAGACGAGTCGGACGCCTTGTCAGAACAGGAGGAAGTGGATTCGGCAGAGACGGCAGAGGAGGGACAGGGCGTAGAGGAGGAGATGCCTGAAGAGGAGACAGTTCAGGAAGAGCCGACGCTCGAGGAGGAGAAAGTTAAtgcggaggaggaggtgtcagAGGgggatgaagagcagcaggatgTCGCAGCTGAAGAGGAGAGCCACAGTGAAGAGGCGGCagatgatgaaggagaggagcCATTAGAAAATGATGCTTTACCAGAGGAAGAAT AG
- the LOC143326552 gene encoding uncharacterized protein LOC143326552 isoform X2, translated as MTAKHRKGKGNHKHEDNFFKNEVAESEVRAGANNYPLLLVLFLMIVIGGASGAWFCFQQHQTLTYLTDSLTGMQMKIVKLQSSHEEMRQSSGKHVSESLETRLNALEESYALAQKQVGMALATAEQLRTSDLPAQVLSLHTEMKARLAEMQQATVSLEQLSQLQTMLKGKSEEFEGVRIQVEGLAALSTELSHKVEVLAENLGEAESKLDERVGQVTMLSTTLDGQAAEVLRLKEQLHTYQAQLEASTLEMAAVRELLEHEQSQRVQQASVEEQYNTLVGETQPPAKPEEQTEEQTAPAVEEEAAAATEGEQEEEEEEALPADVEKEASNVEEEAEADEADEGEEASEGDAAAQDEAPVEQEDSETHETAPAEEVEAVKEDQTAQDESDALSEQEEVDSAETAEEGQGVEEEMPEEETVQEEPTLEEEKVNAEEEVSEGDEEQQDVAAEEESHSEEAADDEGEEPLENDALPEEE; from the exons ATGACTGCCAAGCATCGGAAAGGGAAAGGCAACCACAAACACGAAGATaactttttcaaaaatgaagTTGCGGAGTCAGAAGTTCGCGCTGGAGCGAATAATTACCCTCTCCTCTTGGTTTTATTTCTGATGATTGTCATAGGCGGTGCCAGCGGCGCATGGttctgtttccagcagcacCAAACTTTAACCTACTTAACAGACAGTCTCACGGGCATGCAGatgaaaatagtgaaactgCAGTCCTCCCACGAAGAAATGCGACAGTCCAGCGGTAAG CATGTGTCCGAGAGTCTGGAGACCCGCCTGAATGCCCTGGAGGAGTCTTACGCACTGGCCCAGAAACAGGTGGGCATGGCCTTGGCTACAGCTGAGCAGCTCAGGACGTCTGACCTCCCCGCTCAGGTGCTGTCACTCCACACAGAGATGAAAGCCCGCCTGGCAGAGATGCAGCAAGCCACCGTGTCTCTGGAGCAGCTGAGCCAGCTGCAGACCATGCTGAAGGGCAAGAGCGAGGAGTTTGAGGGCGTCAGGATTCAGGTGGAGGGCCTGGCCGCGCTCAGCACCGAGCTATCCCACAAGGTTGAAGTCCTGGCGGAGAACCTGGGAGAAGCGGAATCAAAGCTGGATGAGAGAGTCGGGCAGGTTACCATGCTGAGCACCACCCTGGACGGACAGGCGGCCGAGGTGCTCCGGCTGAAGGAGCAGCTGCACACCTACCAGGCTCAGCTTGAGGCCAGCACACTGGAGATGGCTGCTGTCAG ggagTTGCTTGAGCATGAGCAGTCCCAGCGGGTCCAGCAGGCCAGTGTGGAGGAGCAGTACAATACG CTGGTGGGAGAAACTCAGCCTCCCGCTAAGCCtgaggagcagacagaggaacagacagcTCCCGCAGTTGAAGAAGAGGCAGCTGCAGCAACTGAAggagaacaagaggaggaagaagaggaggcactTCCTGCAGATGTCGAAAAAGAGGCATCCAACGTGGAAGAAGAGGCAGAAGCAGACGAGGCAGACGAAGGAGAAGAGGCGAGTGAAGGAGACGCAGCTGCGCAGGATGAAGCTCCTGTTGAGCAGGAGGACTCTGAGACACATGAAACTGCTCCTGCAGAGGAggtcgaggcagtaaaggaggATCAGACGGCGCAAGACGAGTCGGACGCCTTGTCAGAACAGGAGGAAGTGGATTCGGCAGAGACGGCAGAGGAGGGACAGGGCGTAGAGGAGGAGATGCCTGAAGAGGAGACAGTTCAGGAAGAGCCGACGCTCGAGGAGGAGAAAGTTAAtgcggaggaggaggtgtcagAGGgggatgaagagcagcaggatgTCGCAGCTGAAGAGGAGAGCCACAGTGAAGAGGCGGCagatgatgaaggagaggagcCATTAGAAAATGATGCTTTACCAGAGGAAGAAT AG